AAAAGACATCGTCACCAGTGGGCAATTCCATGGTATTATAGGCAGTTTTGTCAGCGATGCCTGGATTCGCTCCCTCCCCTCGCCCTTTCCACTTTTGAATATCGAAGTCTTTTCCCGCTTGAGAGGAGTCGCATCAGTGGGTGTTGACTGGGCTGAGGCGGGTCGTTTCGCAGCCAAGTCTTTCCAAACTGAAGGAATCGAGCAGCTGGCCTTTGCAGGAACACGTGGGCAATACGCATCCCAGGCTTTGCTGGAAGGCTATGCCATTGATCAGAAATCGAAGGAAAGCGAAGTATCGATAGTTCCAGCAATGGCAGCTGCCCAAAAAGATTGGCTGAAATATCTTGAAACACCTGTCGGCGTCCTTTGCTCATCACCATTTACAGCAGTCCGACTGGCGCTCATGACCAAAGAGCTTGGATTGGCTATAGCAAAAGACGTTGCTTTCATTGTAGTGGGAGACCCTGTGATGGCTTCGATCCAAGCAGGTGTCGAATTTTCCGAAATACCCGTACCCTATAACGAAATGGGCAAAGCCGCTGCACACCTTATGGAGTTGCAACTGCTTGATGCAGTTAAGCATAGAGAGCTCGTTCCAGTGGATTCCGTTATTGTCCGGGCAAGTTCACTGAGACGTGATAAGCGGCACATCGCATTTGAACGCGTCATCGAAGCCTTTCCTGATCGTCTTGGAGATAA
The Rubellicoccus peritrichatus DNA segment above includes these coding regions:
- a CDS encoding helix-turn-helix domain-containing protein, yielding MTKQSPSEPKRIALLIEASPSGLIEFASGMSEAILRHIKLDVVPVSGGPEAALKDIVTSGQFHGIIGSFVSDAWIRSLPSPFPLLNIEVFSRLRGVASVGVDWAEAGRFAAKSFQTEGIEQLAFAGTRGQYASQALLEGYAIDQKSKESEVSIVPAMAAAQKDWLKYLETPVGVLCSSPFTAVRLALMTKELGLAIAKDVAFIVVGDPVMASIQAGVEFSEIPVPYNEMGKAAAHLMELQLLDAVKHRELVPVDSVIVRASSLRRDKRHIAFERVIEAFPDRLGDNWSVEDMAKEAAMSRRAFEIRFRERFGASPHHKLKEIRLLHAQKLLTESSLSVGEIGNRCGYLEIHAFSAAFKRRFGMSPNAFRDRVSGE